The following proteins come from a genomic window of Triticum aestivum cultivar Chinese Spring chromosome 6A, IWGSC CS RefSeq v2.1, whole genome shotgun sequence:
- the LOC123131101 gene encoding ribonuclease 1 — protein sequence MMRSCLSLALLVALSAAGCAAAQAADYDFFYLVLQWPGSYCDTKQSCCYPRSGKPAADFGIHGLWPNRDDGSYPQNCNPANAFDPSKVSDLLSSLRTEWPTLACPTSDGLQFWAHEWEKHGTCAQNLFNEHGYFQTALHLRDQLRVLDALTAAGVSPDGGYYTLSAIKGAIQQGTGFEPFVECNRDESGNSQLYQLYFCVDANASGFVECPVQPGGRPCGNRVEFPTF from the exons ATGATGAGATcctgcctctccctcgccctcctcgtcgccctgagcGCCGCCGGGTGCGCCGCGGCGCAGGCGGCGGACTACGACTTCTTCTACCTCGTGCTGCAG TGGCCGGGGTCGTACTGCGACACGAAGCAGAGCTGCTGCTACCCGCGGTCGGGGAAGCCGGCGGCGGACTTCGGGATCCACGGCCTCTGGCCCAACCGCGACGACGGCTCCTACCCGCAGAACTGCAACCCCGCCAACGCCTTCGATCCCTCTAAG GTGAGCGACCTGCTGAGCAGCCTGCGCACGGAGTGGCCGACGCTGGCGTGCCCGACGAGCGACGGCCTCCAGTTCTGGGCGCACGAGTGGGAGAAGCACGGCACCTGCGCGCAGAACCTCTTCAACGAGCACGGCTACTTCCAGACGGCGCTCCACCTCCGCGACCAGCTCCGCGTCCTCGACGCCCTCACCGCCGCGGGCGTCTCCCCCGACGGCGGCTACTACACGCTGAGCGCCATCAAGGGCGCCATCCAGCAGGGGACCGGGTTCGAGCCCTTCGTTGAGTGCAACCGCGACGAGTCCGGCAACAGCCAGCTCTACCAGCTCTACTTCTGCGTCGACGCCAACGCCTCGGGCTTCGTCGAGTGCCCcgtccagcccggcggcaggccctGCGGCAACAGGGTCGAGTTCCCGACCTTCTGA